A window from Bordetella petrii encodes these proteins:
- a CDS encoding C40 family peptidase: MTPPTRKVRLALSALPAILAAPLLAAGLSWSPPAQATIATDALASFQGLRLIDPLTVPSLPDMVVRAGLDTLGTPYVWGGEDPDGGFDCSGLTQFVYREIAGVELPRTARAQRRAGTAVSKKHLKPGDLVFFATRRRGGVSHVGIYIGQGQFVHAPTRGSSVRVDNLDNTYWSRHYVTARRYLDTAPAAPQGHLIATADTAQ, from the coding sequence ATGACTCCACCGACGCGAAAAGTCCGTCTTGCCCTGTCCGCACTACCCGCTATCCTGGCCGCGCCCCTCCTGGCAGCAGGCCTGTCCTGGTCTCCCCCCGCCCAAGCCACCATCGCGACCGACGCACTGGCCTCATTCCAGGGCCTGCGCCTGATCGACCCGCTTACCGTGCCCTCTTTGCCCGACATGGTCGTGCGCGCCGGCCTGGACACCCTGGGCACCCCCTACGTCTGGGGCGGCGAAGACCCCGACGGCGGTTTCGATTGCAGCGGCCTGACGCAATTCGTGTACCGCGAGATCGCCGGCGTCGAGCTGCCCCGCACCGCGCGCGCGCAGCGCCGCGCCGGCACCGCGGTCAGCAAGAAGCACCTCAAGCCGGGCGACCTGGTGTTTTTCGCCACGCGCCGCCGCGGCGGGGTATCGCACGTGGGCATCTACATCGGCCAGGGCCAGTTCGTGCATGCGCCCACCCGCGGCTCCAGCGTGCGCGTCGACAATCTCGACAACACCTATTGGTCGCGCCACTACGTCACCGCGCGCCGCTACCTGGACACCGCGCCCGCCGCGCCGCAGGGCCACCTGATCGCCACGGCCGACACCGCGCAGTAA
- a CDS encoding type II toxin-antitoxin system HipA family toxin: MNVQALAVFIGARRVGVLFRYSMPGAEVVTRFVADDAFARQADAPVVSAAYLAESPADQAAFWADVRSEPLNGRHSPQNGWLLPAFFQNLLPEGVFRDHVARIRGCDPKDHFEMLAACGADLPGNVYARPVELSRDALAHYVTQDQDALEMTVTADPMEQGVSLSGVQPKLGVIKQGERYVGRTRDHDTHIIAKLPVVGQPLLPELEDLSLQLARAAGVEICQAYLEPLEKLSAEHGYDLGDADARTRFLAVVRYDREPGRRIHCEDFAQILGAMPEEKYRAATYLDVAAALLAFESLGEPAVHELLRRMVVNEMLGNPDMHLKNMGLVYPDGRTPRLAPAYDIVGYAAYQACQGHALHIVPPAMQPRRRKGQDAGAKPGLSPAMLRAFCAGLGIPEKPAARVVGDCVKAAHAQWPALIAASALTARQQQNLLTHLHAHPMVKSLR, encoded by the coding sequence ATGAACGTGCAGGCCCTGGCCGTATTCATCGGCGCCCGGCGCGTCGGCGTGCTGTTCCGCTACAGCATGCCCGGAGCCGAGGTCGTTACCCGGTTCGTGGCCGACGACGCCTTCGCGCGCCAGGCCGATGCGCCCGTGGTATCGGCGGCCTATCTTGCCGAGTCGCCCGCCGACCAGGCGGCTTTCTGGGCCGACGTGCGCAGCGAGCCGCTCAATGGCCGCCATTCGCCGCAAAACGGCTGGCTGCTGCCGGCTTTCTTCCAGAACCTGCTGCCCGAAGGCGTGTTCCGCGACCACGTGGCGCGCATTCGCGGCTGCGATCCCAAAGACCATTTCGAAATGCTGGCGGCCTGCGGGGCCGACCTGCCGGGCAATGTCTATGCCCGCCCCGTGGAGCTGTCGCGCGATGCGCTGGCGCACTACGTCACGCAAGACCAGGATGCGCTCGAGATGACGGTTACCGCCGACCCGATGGAGCAGGGCGTGTCGCTGTCGGGCGTGCAGCCCAAGCTGGGCGTCATCAAGCAGGGCGAGCGGTACGTGGGGCGCACGCGCGACCACGACACCCACATCATCGCCAAGCTGCCGGTGGTGGGCCAGCCGCTGCTGCCCGAACTCGAAGACCTGTCGCTGCAGCTGGCGCGCGCCGCCGGCGTCGAGATCTGCCAGGCCTACCTGGAACCGCTGGAAAAACTGTCGGCCGAACACGGCTACGACCTGGGCGATGCCGATGCGCGCACCCGCTTCCTGGCGGTGGTGCGCTACGACCGCGAGCCGGGCCGGCGCATCCACTGCGAAGATTTCGCGCAGATACTGGGCGCCATGCCGGAAGAAAAATACCGCGCCGCCACTTACCTGGATGTCGCCGCGGCGCTGCTGGCGTTCGAGTCGCTGGGCGAACCCGCCGTGCACGAACTGCTGCGCCGCATGGTGGTCAACGAAATGCTGGGCAACCCGGACATGCACCTGAAGAACATGGGCCTGGTGTATCCCGACGGCAGGACGCCGCGCCTGGCGCCCGCCTACGACATCGTGGGCTATGCGGCCTACCAGGCCTGCCAGGGCCATGCCCTGCATATCGTGCCGCCGGCCATGCAGCCGCGCCGCCGCAAGGGGCAGGACGCCGGTGCCAAGCCCGGGTTGTCGCCGGCCATGCTGCGGGCATTCTGCGCCGGCCTGGGCATTCCCGAAAAACCCGCGGCCAGGGTGGTGGGCGATTGCGTCAAGGCCGCGCATGCGCAATGGCCGGCCCTGATCGCCGCATCGGCCCTTACCGCGCGCCAGCAGCAGAACCTGCTGACGCACCTGCACGCTCACCCGATGGTGAAATCGCTGCGCTGA
- a CDS encoding AMP nucleosidase, whose translation MTVDFLTASIHSPDPLGFERFDQAQAAVDRLTGIYGRNTAYIRAAFQDVVNGRDLPGPVRACYPAIRIAVDTYDPIDTRLSFGHVAEPGIYQTTVTQPTLFRDYYLEQIGLLLQNHGVAVEVGESDSPIPLHFAFPEGAYVEGERLESMRRPLRDLFDVPDLAVTDDAIVNGSWRGREGEPRPLAPFTAPRVDYSLHRLQHYTATAPAYFQNFVLFTNYQFYVDEFCARARALMASGSGDYDALVEPGNRVTRRGDNAPPPAPAGGVRLPQMPAYHLVRPNHSGITLVNIGVGPSNAKTITDHIAVLRPHAWLMLGHCAGLRDSQRLGDYVLAHGYVREDHVLDDDLPTWVPVPPLAEVQVALEQAVEEVAGLSGWELKRIMRTGTVASIDNRNWELRDHNELVQRFTQSRAIALDMESATIAANGFRFRVPYGTLLCVSDKPLHGELKLPGMASAFYRDQVNQHLEIGIRALERLRDMPPERLHSRKLRTFMETAFQ comes from the coding sequence ATGACAGTTGACTTTTTAACCGCTTCCATCCATAGCCCCGACCCTCTGGGCTTCGAGCGGTTCGACCAGGCCCAGGCCGCCGTCGACCGGCTGACCGGGATCTACGGGCGCAATACCGCGTATATCCGCGCCGCCTTCCAGGACGTGGTCAACGGGCGCGATCTGCCCGGGCCGGTGCGGGCCTGCTATCCGGCCATCCGCATTGCCGTCGACACCTACGATCCCATCGATACCCGCCTGTCGTTCGGCCACGTGGCCGAGCCGGGCATCTACCAGACCACTGTCACCCAGCCCACGCTGTTCCGCGACTACTACCTGGAGCAGATCGGCCTGCTGCTGCAGAACCATGGCGTGGCGGTCGAAGTGGGAGAGTCCGATTCGCCCATTCCGCTGCATTTCGCCTTTCCCGAAGGCGCCTATGTCGAGGGCGAGCGCCTGGAAAGCATGCGCCGGCCGCTGCGCGATCTGTTCGACGTGCCCGACCTGGCGGTAACCGACGATGCCATCGTCAATGGCTCGTGGCGCGGCCGCGAGGGCGAGCCGCGCCCCCTGGCGCCGTTCACGGCGCCGCGGGTCGATTATTCGCTGCATCGCCTGCAGCACTACACGGCCACGGCGCCCGCGTATTTCCAGAATTTCGTGCTGTTTACCAACTACCAGTTCTATGTCGACGAATTCTGCGCGCGGGCCCGCGCCCTGATGGCCAGCGGCAGCGGCGACTACGACGCGCTGGTCGAACCCGGCAACCGTGTCACCCGTCGCGGCGACAATGCGCCGCCGCCCGCGCCGGCCGGGGGCGTGCGCCTGCCGCAGATGCCGGCCTACCACCTGGTGCGGCCGAACCATTCGGGCATCACGCTGGTGAATATCGGCGTGGGGCCGTCCAACGCCAAGACCATCACCGACCATATCGCCGTGCTGCGCCCCCACGCCTGGCTGATGCTGGGCCATTGCGCCGGCCTGCGCGACTCGCAACGCCTGGGCGACTACGTGCTGGCGCATGGCTACGTGCGCGAAGACCATGTACTGGACGACGACCTGCCCACCTGGGTGCCCGTGCCGCCGCTGGCCGAGGTGCAGGTGGCGCTGGAGCAGGCAGTGGAAGAGGTCGCCGGGCTGTCCGGCTGGGAACTGAAGCGCATCATGCGCACCGGCACGGTGGCCAGCATCGACAACCGCAACTGGGAATTGCGCGACCACAACGAACTGGTGCAGCGTTTTACCCAGTCGCGCGCCATTGCGCTCGACATGGAGTCGGCCACTATTGCCGCCAACGGGTTCCGGTTCCGCGTGCCGTACGGCACCCTGCTGTGCGTGTCCGACAAGCCCCTGCATGGCGAACTGAAACTGCCCGGCATGGCCAGCGCCTTTTATCGCGACCAGGTCAACCAGCACCTGGAGATCGGCATCCGGGCCCTGGAGCGCCTGCGCGACATGCCGCCCGAACGGCTCCATTCGCGCAAATTGCGCACTTTCATGGAAACCGCTTTTCAATAG
- a CDS encoding LysR family transcriptional regulator, which translates to MELRQLELFIGIAESGAYSRAAMRLSISQPILSRQIRALEDELGVALFHRTGRGVTLTEAGALLEQYARGLVETARSAAAAVKAIGGAPSGPVVVGMPASISTVLSVSLIEAFRGAYPGMSLKFMEGYSGHVLEWLAAGRTDISVLYDAPRLSIPALPTEALLTDELFLLGPAGDPAGVGRGPVPAARLSRIPMILPSRPHGIRVLVDESLDSIGLAPNVEMEIDAMHSMLRLVESGLGYAVLSYSCVAEQIAQRRMRIWRIVQPTITRTLVIATSTQRPSTHAVRALSTLLRRQIQDLVEQGRWAPDPSVFS; encoded by the coding sequence ATGGAACTGCGGCAGCTGGAATTGTTCATCGGCATCGCCGAGTCGGGGGCGTATTCGCGCGCGGCCATGCGGCTGTCCATCAGCCAGCCCATTCTCAGCCGCCAGATCCGGGCGCTGGAAGACGAGCTTGGCGTGGCGCTGTTCCATCGCACCGGCCGCGGCGTTACCCTGACCGAGGCGGGGGCGTTGCTGGAGCAATACGCGCGCGGCCTGGTCGAGACAGCGCGCAGCGCCGCCGCGGCCGTCAAGGCAATCGGCGGAGCGCCCAGCGGGCCCGTGGTGGTGGGCATGCCGGCCTCGATATCGACAGTGCTGTCGGTGTCGCTGATCGAAGCGTTCCGCGGCGCATACCCGGGCATGTCGCTGAAATTCATGGAAGGCTACAGCGGCCACGTGCTGGAATGGCTGGCCGCCGGGCGCACCGATATTTCGGTGCTGTACGACGCGCCGCGCCTCAGCATTCCGGCCTTGCCCACCGAAGCCCTGCTGACCGACGAACTGTTCCTGCTGGGGCCCGCCGGCGACCCGGCCGGCGTAGGCCGCGGCCCGGTGCCCGCGGCCCGCCTGAGCCGCATTCCCATGATCCTGCCCAGCCGGCCGCACGGCATACGCGTACTGGTGGATGAATCGCTGGACAGCATCGGCCTGGCGCCGAACGTGGAAATGGAAATCGACGCCATGCACTCGATGCTGCGCCTGGTCGAAAGCGGGCTGGGCTATGCCGTGCTGTCGTATTCCTGCGTGGCCGAGCAGATCGCCCAGCGGCGCATGCGGATCTGGCGGATTGTGCAGCCCACCATTACCCGCACGCTGGTGATCGCCACATCGACGCAGCGTCCTTCGACGCATGCCGTGCGGGCGCTGAGCACGCTGCTGCGGCGCCAGATCCAGGATCTGGTCGAGCAGGGCCGGTGGGCGCCCGACCCGTCGGTGTTTTCGTAA
- a CDS encoding SDR family oxidoreductase, producing MQSNEQPGAQVALVTGAGTGIGRAVALEFLAQGYRVVLAGRRREMLEQTRTAAGEDGARALVVPTDVSDEQAVRELFDETQRAYGRLDVLFNNAGRNTPAVPIEDLPVETWREVVDVNLTGMFLCAQAAIRLMKAQQPGGGRIINNGSISAHAPRPLSIAYTATKHAVTGLTKSISLDCRSYGIACGQIDIGNAATDMTQRMAAGILQADGNKRVEPRMDVAHVAHAVVSMANLPLDANVQFMTIMATNMPFVGRG from the coding sequence ATGCAATCCAATGAGCAGCCCGGGGCCCAGGTCGCCCTGGTAACCGGCGCCGGCACCGGTATCGGACGCGCCGTGGCGCTGGAATTCCTGGCCCAGGGCTACCGCGTGGTGCTGGCCGGCCGCCGCCGCGAAATGCTGGAACAGACCCGCACCGCGGCGGGCGAAGACGGCGCGCGCGCCCTGGTGGTGCCCACCGACGTCAGCGACGAGCAGGCCGTGCGTGAACTGTTCGACGAAACCCAGCGCGCCTATGGCCGCCTGGACGTGCTGTTCAACAACGCCGGCCGCAACACGCCGGCCGTGCCGATCGAAGACCTGCCGGTCGAGACCTGGCGCGAAGTGGTCGACGTCAACCTGACCGGCATGTTCCTGTGCGCCCAGGCGGCCATCCGGCTGATGAAAGCGCAGCAGCCCGGCGGCGGCCGCATCATCAACAACGGCTCGATCTCGGCGCATGCGCCGCGGCCGCTGTCGATCGCCTACACGGCCACCAAGCACGCGGTCACGGGGCTGACCAAATCGATTTCGCTGGATTGCCGCAGCTACGGCATTGCCTGCGGACAGATCGACATCGGCAACGCCGCCACCGACATGACCCAGCGCATGGCGGCCGGCATTCTGCAGGCCGACGGCAACAAGCGCGTCGAGCCCCGCATGGACGTGGCGCACGTGGCCCATGCCGTGGTGTCCATGGCCAACCTGCCGCTGGACGCCAACGTGCAGTTCATGACCATCATGGCCACCAACATGCCGTTCGTGGGCCGGGGCTGA
- a CDS encoding acyl-CoA synthetase, with product MSKLTDTTSYAAAQAGYTPQQLWNLFDGSREAFNIAHECVDRHAAGDRTAIIVAQADGGETSISFRQLARQSSRFAHWLAARGVQKGDRVAIMLEPSPAFYAAMFGALKAGAIAVPLFTLFGPDGVRLRVRDCTPRLLVTNTEKAGMCRELGDTEVLVADAGFDTLLQAYPDTYASATRADDEAIFQYTSGTTRELPAAVKHTHRALVTLMLAGLYGTGLRPGDRFFCPSSPAWGHGLWHGTLAPLALGITIGAYSGKFNAERLLKALQDGRFNSISAAATHFRMMRNSGAVARYRYCLQKVSFTGEPMDSETEAFVRQAFGRPVCSMYGTTEIGVILVNYPGADDFCVKPGSLGKPVPGGVVQVQDAAGQPCAPGVTGELKVWRGGAWVATKDLGRVDDEGYFYHAGRADDVIISAGWTMSAVEIEDAILKHPDVREAAAIGVPDALRGQVVKAFVVAGRPGGEPFIKEIQDLVRSRLSQHEYPRHVVFVDELPKTPAGKVHRKALRDQEQRAAAA from the coding sequence ATGTCCAAGCTTACCGACACGACTTCCTACGCCGCGGCTCAGGCCGGGTATACGCCGCAACAGCTGTGGAACCTGTTCGACGGATCGCGCGAGGCATTCAATATCGCCCATGAATGCGTCGACCGGCACGCCGCCGGCGACCGCACGGCGATCATCGTGGCGCAGGCCGATGGCGGCGAAACCTCGATCAGCTTCCGCCAGCTGGCGCGCCAGTCCAGCCGGTTCGCCCATTGGCTGGCGGCGCGCGGGGTGCAGAAAGGCGACCGGGTGGCCATCATGCTGGAGCCCTCGCCGGCGTTCTATGCGGCAATGTTCGGCGCGCTGAAGGCCGGCGCCATCGCCGTGCCCCTGTTCACGCTGTTCGGCCCCGACGGCGTGCGCCTGCGGGTGCGCGACTGCACGCCGCGCCTGCTGGTCACCAACACCGAAAAAGCCGGGATGTGCCGCGAACTGGGCGACACCGAGGTGCTGGTGGCCGACGCCGGCTTCGATACCTTGCTGCAGGCCTACCCGGATACCTACGCCAGCGCTACCCGGGCCGACGACGAGGCGATTTTCCAGTACACGTCGGGCACCACGCGCGAACTGCCCGCGGCCGTCAAGCACACCCATCGCGCCCTGGTGACCCTGATGCTGGCGGGGCTGTACGGCACCGGCCTGCGGCCCGGCGACCGCTTTTTCTGCCCGTCGTCGCCGGCCTGGGGCCATGGCCTGTGGCACGGCACGCTGGCGCCCCTGGCGCTGGGCATCACCATCGGCGCCTACAGCGGCAAATTCAACGCCGAGCGCCTGTTGAAAGCCCTGCAGGACGGCCGCTTCAACAGCATTTCCGCCGCTGCCACGCATTTCCGGATGATGCGCAACTCGGGCGCGGTGGCGCGCTACCGCTATTGCCTGCAGAAGGTGTCGTTCACGGGCGAACCCATGGACAGCGAGACCGAGGCGTTCGTGCGCCAAGCGTTCGGCCGGCCGGTCTGCAGCATGTACGGCACGACGGAAATCGGCGTGATTTTGGTCAATTACCCCGGCGCCGACGATTTCTGCGTCAAGCCGGGCTCGCTGGGCAAGCCGGTGCCGGGCGGCGTGGTGCAGGTGCAGGATGCGGCGGGCCAGCCATGCGCGCCGGGCGTCACGGGCGAGTTGAAGGTATGGCGCGGCGGCGCCTGGGTGGCCACCAAAGACCTGGGGCGCGTCGACGACGAAGGCTATTTCTACCACGCCGGCCGCGCCGACGACGTGATCATCTCGGCGGGCTGGACCATGAGCGCCGTCGAGATCGAGGACGCCATCCTGAAACACCCGGACGTGCGCGAAGCGGCCGCGATCGGCGTGCCCGACGCGCTGCGCGGCCAGGTCGTCAAGGCCTTCGTGGTGGCCGGGCGGCCGGGCGGAGAGCCCTTCATCAAGGAAATCCAGGACCTGGTGCGCAGCCGGCTCAGCCAGCACGAATACCCGCGCCATGTCGTGTTTGTCGACGAATTGCCGAAGACCCCCGCCGGCAAAGTCCATCGCAAGGCGCTGCGCGACCAGGAACAGCGCGCCGCTGCCGCTTGA
- a CDS encoding CaiB/BaiF CoA transferase family protein yields MTQTRTPELPGDAPARRPGAGALAGIRVVDLSRVLAGPLCTQMLADHGADIVKVEPPFGDETRRLGPPFEASGDAAYFGALNRGKRSIGLNLAQPDDRQVLHGLLRDADVLVENFLPGTMQKWQLDFERDLAPRYPGLVYCSITGFGGDGPLGGLPGYDAVLQAMCGLMSVNGSTGSGPTRIGVPIVDHLTGYVAFSGILMALLARQHSGAGQRVEATLFDTALSLLVPHAANWFCSGQAPGLTGNAHPNIAPYDQFDAGDGPIFLGILNDGQFRKFCERVARPGLAQDPRFQSNALRLRNAAALRAEIEAALQGCRRDDLCRDLMAAGVAAGPVNTVPQAFAHAHARHRHMHVAHGAYQGIGLPVKLSVTPGQAGAAPPGFDQHRDAVLRQAAASGQDPAPAGNGITQEPGSANT; encoded by the coding sequence ATGACCCAAACCCGGACCCCCGAGCTGCCCGGCGATGCGCCGGCGCGGCGCCCGGGTGCCGGGGCGCTGGCCGGCATACGCGTAGTGGATCTGTCGCGTGTGCTGGCCGGCCCTCTGTGCACACAGATGCTGGCCGACCATGGCGCCGACATCGTCAAGGTCGAGCCGCCGTTCGGCGACGAGACCCGGCGGCTGGGGCCGCCTTTCGAGGCGTCCGGCGACGCGGCCTACTTTGGCGCGCTGAATCGCGGCAAGCGTTCCATCGGCCTGAACCTGGCGCAGCCGGATGACCGGCAGGTGCTGCACGGCCTGCTGCGCGACGCGGATGTGCTGGTCGAGAATTTCCTGCCCGGCACCATGCAGAAATGGCAGCTGGATTTTGAGCGCGACCTGGCGCCGCGCTACCCCGGGCTGGTGTACTGCAGCATTACCGGCTTTGGCGGCGACGGGCCGCTGGGCGGCCTGCCGGGCTACGACGCCGTGCTGCAGGCCATGTGCGGGCTGATGAGCGTGAACGGCAGCACCGGATCGGGGCCCACGCGCATCGGCGTGCCTATCGTCGATCACCTGACCGGCTATGTGGCGTTCTCGGGCATCTTGATGGCCTTGCTGGCGCGCCAGCACAGCGGCGCGGGGCAGCGCGTGGAGGCCACGCTGTTCGACACCGCGCTGAGCCTGCTGGTGCCGCACGCCGCCAACTGGTTCTGCTCGGGGCAGGCGCCGGGGCTGACCGGCAACGCGCATCCCAACATCGCGCCCTACGACCAGTTCGATGCCGGAGACGGGCCCATCTTCCTGGGCATATTGAACGACGGGCAGTTCCGCAAGTTCTGCGAGCGGGTCGCGCGTCCCGGCCTGGCGCAGGATCCGCGCTTCCAGTCGAATGCGCTGCGCCTGCGCAACGCGGCCGCCCTGCGCGCCGAAATCGAGGCTGCGCTGCAGGGATGCCGGCGCGACGACCTGTGCCGCGACCTGATGGCGGCGGGCGTGGCGGCCGGCCCGGTCAATACGGTGCCGCAGGCATTCGCCCATGCCCATGCCCGGCATCGGCACATGCATGTGGCGCACGGCGCCTACCAGGGCATCGGCCTGCCGGTAAAGCTCTCGGTCACGCCGGGCCAGGCGGGCGCCGCGCCGCCCGGCTTCGACCAGCACCGCGACGCGGTGCTGCGGCAGGCGGCAGCATCCGGCCAGGACCCGGCGCCCGCAGGCAACGGCATTACCCAGGAGCCAGGTTCCGCAAATACCTGA
- a CDS encoding helix-turn-helix domain-containing protein yields the protein MKTLPAIADALRSRLRQQGLTQAGLRDAAGIAQRTLTNVLSGEQDFKVSTLLALADRLGLEMILVPKGAAAAVDAGATVKPKVPTRIGVARRQAGGASE from the coding sequence ATGAAAACCTTGCCTGCCATCGCTGATGCCCTGCGCAGCCGCCTGCGCCAGCAGGGCCTGACCCAGGCCGGCCTGCGCGATGCGGCCGGCATCGCGCAGCGCACGCTCACCAATGTGCTCAGCGGCGAACAGGATTTCAAGGTCAGCACCTTGTTGGCGCTGGCCGACCGCCTGGGCCTGGAAATGATCCTGGTGCCCAAGGGCGCCGCCGCGGCGGTCGATGCCGGGGCCACCGTCAAGCCCAAGGTGCCCACGCGCATCGGCGTGGCGCGCCGCCAGGCCGGCGGAGCATCAGAATGA
- a CDS encoding IclR family transcriptional regulator: protein MSAIPPLSAAPPPAKTPRLRPVPAVSRAVAILRLLGRSPNPMGVKAIAESLGLVTSTCLHIVRVLVDEGLLKVDESTKRYSLGSGLLSLARNALQTNTFPSLAQPVLDRIAAQWNVTAIAAEVIDLDHMVVVALSKAHAPFRLHVDVGSRFPGLISATGRLMAAFSRTPWSRIEQRFGMLRWESPPSFADWRAEVELARVQRYSVDAGNYIDGVTLVAAPVFDAQGKLSHSLTAAGMSSHLDDERAQALALDVLREADALSRMSLPA from the coding sequence ATGTCCGCCATTCCGCCCCTTTCTGCCGCCCCGCCCCCGGCCAAGACCCCGCGCCTGCGGCCGGTGCCCGCGGTGTCGCGCGCCGTGGCCATTCTGCGCCTGCTGGGGCGGTCGCCCAATCCCATGGGGGTAAAGGCCATTGCCGAATCGCTGGGCCTGGTCACCAGCACCTGCCTGCACATCGTGCGCGTGCTGGTCGACGAAGGCCTGCTCAAGGTCGATGAAAGCACCAAGCGCTATTCGCTAGGCAGCGGCCTGCTGTCGCTGGCGCGCAATGCCCTGCAGACCAACACCTTTCCGTCGCTGGCGCAGCCGGTGCTGGACCGCATCGCCGCGCAATGGAACGTGACCGCCATCGCCGCCGAAGTCATCGACCTGGACCACATGGTGGTGGTGGCGCTGTCCAAGGCGCATGCGCCGTTCAGGCTGCATGTCGACGTGGGCAGCCGCTTTCCGGGTTTGATCAGCGCCACGGGCCGGCTGATGGCGGCTTTCTCGCGCACGCCCTGGTCGCGCATCGAACAGCGCTTCGGCATGCTGCGCTGGGAATCCCCGCCCAGCTTCGCCGACTGGCGCGCCGAAGTCGAGCTGGCGCGGGTGCAGCGCTACAGCGTCGATGCCGGCAACTACATCGACGGGGTCACGCTGGTGGCCGCGCCGGTATTCGACGCCCAGGGCAAGCTCAGCCATTCGCTGACGGCCGCGGGCATGTCCAGCCACCTGGACGACGAACGCGCCCAGGCGCTGGCCCTGGACGTGCTGCGCGAAGCCGATGCGCTCAGCCGCATGTCGCTGCCCGCCTGA
- a CDS encoding FAS1-like dehydratase domain-containing protein — MSATGERTFPKITQQGLDALRERIGHKIENTAEPWCHEATRDNIRHYAHGIGDDNPLWCDPDYAARTRHGGIVALPSFLFATSRIVSGYVGGLPGVHAMWSGSDWTWHRPVRRNDEIRTEAYLKDLVEHETRFAGRAVQQIYHVDFYNQEGDRVAEADSWCFRTERDHAREQGTKYSEVRARAPRRYSAEEIQEAYKLYRDEPVRGAQTRYWEDVAEGEALPVMFKGPMTVTGFIAYAQGWGGLYIRANKLAWKLIDAHPGVGITNRFGIPDVPERVHWEEDFAHEVGAPGAYDYGPERSSWLTHHLTNWMGDDGFLRQAQCKIRRHNPEGDMLFIKGRVVGKYVEDGRHLVRVEQEARNQHDELSVVGSGVVELPSRK; from the coding sequence ATGTCCGCCACTGGCGAAAGAACGTTTCCCAAGATCACGCAACAAGGCCTCGATGCCCTGCGTGAACGCATTGGCCACAAAATCGAGAATACCGCCGAGCCGTGGTGCCACGAAGCCACGCGCGACAACATCCGCCACTACGCGCACGGCATCGGCGACGACAACCCGCTGTGGTGCGATCCCGATTACGCGGCGCGCACCCGCCATGGCGGCATCGTGGCGCTGCCCAGTTTCCTGTTCGCCACCAGCCGCATTGTTTCGGGCTACGTGGGCGGGCTGCCTGGCGTGCACGCGATGTGGTCCGGGTCGGACTGGACCTGGCACAGGCCGGTGCGGCGCAACGACGAAATCCGCACCGAGGCCTACCTGAAAGACCTGGTCGAACACGAAACGCGCTTCGCGGGCCGCGCCGTCCAGCAGATCTACCACGTGGACTTCTACAACCAGGAAGGCGACCGGGTGGCCGAGGCCGACAGCTGGTGCTTCCGCACCGAACGCGACCATGCGCGCGAACAGGGCACCAAGTACAGCGAAGTGCGCGCCCGCGCGCCGCGCCGCTACAGCGCCGAAGAAATCCAGGAAGCCTATAAGCTGTACCGGGACGAACCGGTGCGCGGCGCGCAGACCCGCTACTGGGAAGACGTGGCCGAGGGCGAGGCGCTGCCCGTGATGTTCAAGGGGCCGATGACGGTGACCGGCTTCATCGCCTATGCGCAGGGGTGGGGCGGCCTGTATATCCGCGCCAACAAGCTGGCCTGGAAGCTGATCGATGCGCACCCCGGCGTGGGCATCACCAACCGCTTCGGCATTCCCGACGTGCCCGAGCGCGTGCACTGGGAAGAAGACTTCGCGCACGAAGTGGGCGCGCCGGGCGCGTACGACTACGGCCCCGAGCGCTCGTCGTGGCTGACTCACCACCTGACCAACTGGATGGGCGACGACGGCTTCCTGCGCCAGGCCCAGTGCAAGATCCGCCGCCACAACCCCGAGGGCGACATGCTGTTCATCAAGGGCAGGGTGGTGGGCAAGTACGTCGAAGACGGCCGGCACCTGGTGCGCGTCGAGCAGGAAGCCCGCAACCAGCACGATGAACTGTCGGTAGTGGGATCCGGCGTCGTTGAACTACCCAGCAGGAAGTAG